In one Pseudomonas sp. SG20056 genomic region, the following are encoded:
- a CDS encoding Na/Pi cotransporter family protein, giving the protein MLTLLNLLSAVALLIWGTHIVRTGILRVYGSHLRKVLSHNVSKRPLAFAAGIGVTALVQSSNATALLVTSFVAQGLMALTPALAIMLGADVGTALMARVLTLDLSWLSPLLIFLGVVFFLSRKQTRAGQLGRVAIGLGLMLLALELIVAAATPITQEQGIRVLFASLTGDLLLDALVGALFALISYSSLAAVLLTATLTSAGLISLPVAIGLVIGANIGSGVLAFLTSSLQTPAGRRVALGSLLYKLIGLLLVMPFLDPLANWLDSLKWRPEELVIGFHLLYNGLRCVLMLPTVGLMARFCNWLLPDRPDENGVARPRHLDPTALATPSLALANAVRETLRIGDLIETMLSHLLEVLRGGQTALGKELRRLDDDVDALYSAVKLYLAQVPREVLSEHDSRRWAEIIELAVNLEQAGDIIERMLGKVQDQKTAQRHSFSDSGLEELTTLHAQLLANLRLGLSVFLSADKESARQLLREKRRFRAQERRLAHAHVSRLHHQVVQSIETSALHMELIADMKRLNSLFCASAYVVLESSETGALHQEDNGAD; this is encoded by the coding sequence ATGCTCACCCTGCTGAATCTTCTGTCTGCCGTCGCCTTGCTGATCTGGGGCACCCATATCGTCCGTACCGGCATCCTGCGGGTGTATGGCTCGCACCTGCGCAAGGTGCTTAGCCATAACGTCAGCAAGCGCCCACTGGCCTTTGCTGCCGGCATCGGCGTGACCGCGCTGGTGCAGAGCAGCAATGCCACCGCGCTGCTGGTCACTTCGTTTGTCGCTCAGGGACTGATGGCGCTGACTCCCGCGCTGGCAATCATGCTCGGTGCAGACGTCGGCACGGCGCTGATGGCCCGCGTGCTGACCCTCGACCTGAGCTGGTTGAGCCCACTGCTGATCTTTCTCGGCGTGGTGTTCTTTCTCTCGCGCAAGCAGACCCGCGCCGGTCAGCTCGGCCGTGTGGCCATCGGCCTGGGGCTGATGCTGCTGGCGCTTGAGCTGATCGTTGCCGCCGCTACGCCGATCACCCAGGAGCAGGGCATCCGCGTGCTGTTCGCCTCACTGACCGGCGATCTGCTGCTGGATGCCTTGGTCGGCGCGCTGTTCGCGCTGATTTCCTATTCCAGCCTGGCCGCCGTGCTGCTCACCGCCACCCTGACCAGTGCCGGCCTGATCAGCCTGCCAGTGGCCATCGGCCTGGTGATTGGCGCGAACATCGGCAGCGGCGTGCTGGCCTTTCTCACCAGCAGCCTGCAAACCCCAGCCGGACGGCGTGTGGCTTTGGGCAGCCTGCTGTACAAACTGATCGGCCTGCTACTGGTGATGCCGTTCCTCGACCCGCTGGCCAACTGGCTGGACAGCCTGAAGTGGCGCCCCGAGGAGCTGGTGATCGGCTTTCACCTGCTCTACAACGGACTGCGCTGCGTGCTGATGCTGCCCACGGTCGGGCTGATGGCGCGCTTCTGTAATTGGCTGCTGCCGGATCGCCCGGATGAAAACGGCGTCGCCCGCCCACGCCATCTCGACCCCACCGCGCTGGCCACACCGAGCCTGGCCCTGGCCAATGCGGTGCGCGAAACCCTGCGCATCGGCGACCTGATCGAAACCATGCTCAGCCACCTGCTGGAAGTTTTGCGCGGTGGGCAAACCGCTCTGGGCAAGGAACTGCGCCGCCTGGATGACGATGTCGATGCGCTCTATAGCGCGGTCAAACTCTATCTGGCGCAGGTGCCACGCGAGGTGTTGAGTGAGCACGACAGCCGGCGCTGGGCGGAGATCATCGAGCTGGCCGTCAACCTGGAGCAGGCCGGCGACATCATCGAACGCATGCTCGGCAAAGTGCAGGATCAGAAAACCGCGCAGCGCCATTCGTTTTCAGACAGCGGCCTGGAGGAACTCACCACCCTGCACGCCCAACTGCTGGCCAACCTGCGCCTTGGCCTCTCGGTGTTTCTCTCTGCCGACAAAGAAAGCGCGCGCCAGCTGCTGCGCGAAAAACGCCGCTTCCGCGCCCAGGAGCGACGACTGGCACACGCTCATGTCAGCCGTCTGCACCATCAGGTGGTGCAAAGCATCGAAACCAGCGCCCTGCACATGGAGCTGATCGCCGACATGAAACGCCTCAACTCACTGTTCTGCGCCAGCGCCTATGTGGTGTTGGAAAGCAGCGAGACAGGGGCCTTGCATCAGGAAGACAACGGCGCGGATTAA
- a CDS encoding peptidyl-prolyl cis-trans isomerase: MRGLIQRSLLVLGLAGICLSALGSQDMHINGERLPGKSIGLLEQAMTRIKFNTDLRLLRTGLAENHLLAREVETELSSKYRSDLDALVEREAANLIEQVYGRQFDHDVRPFLRQPQALSSARLRQVLTAPTQGVVLDSLQLSPQQQVDAAQVQLISWQFPGQAEQRLNLLELYQGDNVQGRVELQQGNLVYLAEQVRQQALRDYLWYQLGEKGFSADEQAGIRQLVRDKLVRHKYLHQLGLHSDFHHETASLRERASRVSDADAEAYYQRNLQLYLNVAQVQASHIRLADQASADQVYAELQKGLSFDDAVRRYSLAESKNQTPPGDLGLIRPQDAQLDFLRKTALLQKANSVSQPMLIDGAFEIVQVRSREDKQLPLSDPSVRYEVNQAVAKEQLTQAFQARVDVLLANAKVEGL; encoded by the coding sequence GTGCGCGGGCTTATCCAGCGCAGTTTGCTGGTACTGGGGCTGGCCGGCATCTGCCTGTCAGCCCTTGGCAGCCAGGACATGCACATCAACGGTGAACGCCTGCCCGGTAAAAGCATCGGCCTGCTGGAGCAGGCCATGACCCGGATCAAATTCAACACCGACCTGCGTCTGCTGCGCACCGGCCTGGCGGAGAACCACCTGCTGGCCCGTGAGGTTGAAACCGAGCTGAGCAGCAAATACCGCAGTGATCTGGATGCGCTGGTCGAACGCGAAGCCGCCAACCTGATCGAGCAGGTCTACGGCCGCCAGTTCGATCACGATGTACGGCCCTTTCTGCGCCAGCCACAGGCGCTGAGCAGCGCCCGCCTGCGCCAAGTACTAACCGCGCCAACCCAAGGCGTGGTGCTCGATAGCCTACAGTTGAGCCCCCAGCAACAAGTCGATGCCGCCCAGGTGCAACTGATCAGCTGGCAATTCCCCGGCCAGGCCGAACAACGCCTGAACCTGCTGGAGCTGTATCAAGGCGACAACGTACAAGGCCGGGTGGAGCTGCAGCAGGGCAACCTGGTGTACCTGGCCGAACAGGTGCGTCAGCAGGCGCTGCGTGACTACCTCTGGTATCAGCTCGGAGAGAAAGGCTTCAGCGCGGACGAACAGGCCGGCATCCGCCAGCTGGTGCGCGACAAACTGGTCCGCCACAAGTACCTGCATCAACTTGGCCTGCACAGCGACTTCCACCATGAAACCGCCAGCCTGCGCGAACGCGCCAGCCGAGTCAGCGATGCGGACGCCGAGGCCTACTACCAGCGCAACCTGCAGCTCTACCTCAACGTTGCCCAAGTGCAGGCCAGCCATATCCGCCTGGCCGATCAAGCCAGCGCCGACCAGGTGTATGCCGAACTGCAAAAGGGCCTGAGTTTCGATGATGCCGTGCGCCGCTACTCACTGGCCGAAAGCAAGAATCAAACGCCGCCCGGCGACCTTGGCCTGATTCGCCCACAGGATGCGCAGCTGGATTTTCTGCGCAAGACCGCCCTGTTGCAGAAGGCGAACAGCGTTTCCCAGCCGATGCTGATCGACGGCGCGTTCGAGATCGTCCAGGTACGCAGCCGTGAGGATAAGCAATTGCCACTCAGCGACCCCAGCGTGCGCTATGAGGTCAACCAGGCGGTCGCCAAGGAACAGCTGACCCAAGCCTTCCAGGCTCGCGTCGACGTTCTGCTGGCCAACGCCAAGGTGGAAGGACTATGA